A part of Prolixibacteraceae bacterium genomic DNA contains:
- a CDS encoding ABC-F family ATP-binding cassette domain-containing protein produces the protein MIPYIQIENATKRWGEQILFEDISFNIAKGQKVAIIAKNGAGKSTLLNAIANKTELDDGVIKIDKDVRVGYLSQIPELNENLTVIEQATASDNPIAQLIRNYEMAIASNDTEKMESLMEEMNLKNAWDFELRFKQILSELKIEHFDKKISQLSGGQQKRVAMAQILINEPDMLILDEPTNHLDLKMIEWLEAYLTKTNCTLLMVTHDRYFLDRVCNEIVEIEDNTIYRYKGNYSYYLQKRDERIAIQTAEIEKAKNLYRTELDWLRRMPKARGHKAKYRVDAAHELKKKATQTIREDKLELQFESARLGNKIIEVSHLSKSFPEITILNDFSYKFSKFEKIGIVGKNGTGKSTFLNMITGKIPADSGTIDVGQTIKFGYYTQSGMSFKEEDRVIDIIKDIAEVIDLGNGRKWTASQFLTYFLFPPETQYTYVRKLSGGEKRRLYLCTILMQNPNFLILDEPTNDLDIMTLNVLEDYLTEFQGCVIVVSHDRYFMDKIVDHLFVFEGEGRIKDFPGNYTHFREWEKEQEKEIKAIEKKKTVVEEPIKEKPKKIKRSYHEQKEFDKLPQEIEELEIEKKEIEEKLNDSTLSTEKIMDLSSRHAEVGDILDEKELRWLELSEKQ, from the coding sequence ATGATTCCATATATACAAATCGAGAATGCAACCAAAAGATGGGGGGAACAAATTCTCTTCGAAGATATTAGTTTCAACATCGCAAAAGGACAAAAAGTAGCCATCATTGCAAAAAATGGTGCGGGTAAATCCACCCTACTTAACGCCATCGCAAATAAGACAGAACTCGATGATGGAGTCATCAAAATAGATAAAGATGTGAGGGTAGGATACCTAAGTCAGATTCCCGAACTTAACGAGAACTTAACAGTGATCGAACAAGCCACGGCATCTGATAATCCAATAGCCCAACTTATTCGAAACTATGAGATGGCCATCGCTTCCAACGACACCGAAAAAATGGAGTCTTTGATGGAAGAGATGAATCTTAAAAATGCTTGGGACTTCGAACTTCGATTCAAGCAGATACTAAGTGAGCTAAAGATTGAACATTTCGACAAAAAGATATCCCAGCTCTCTGGTGGACAACAAAAAAGGGTGGCCATGGCACAGATACTTATCAACGAACCAGACATGCTGATTCTTGACGAGCCGACCAACCACCTTGACCTTAAAATGATCGAATGGCTTGAAGCATACCTTACCAAGACCAACTGTACTCTTCTAATGGTAACCCACGATCGTTACTTTCTTGATCGTGTCTGCAATGAGATTGTCGAAATTGAAGACAATACCATCTATCGATATAAAGGAAACTACTCGTACTACCTTCAGAAACGCGATGAACGTATTGCCATTCAAACAGCTGAGATAGAGAAAGCAAAAAATCTATATCGTACCGAACTTGACTGGCTTCGTCGTATGCCTAAAGCACGTGGTCATAAAGCAAAATATCGTGTGGATGCGGCCCATGAACTAAAGAAAAAAGCAACACAAACGATCAGAGAAGACAAACTAGAGTTGCAATTTGAAAGTGCACGGCTAGGAAACAAGATCATCGAAGTCTCTCATCTATCCAAATCTTTCCCAGAAATCACCATACTTAACGACTTTAGTTACAAATTCTCTAAATTCGAAAAGATTGGTATCGTTGGAAAAAATGGAACAGGAAAATCAACATTCCTAAATATGATTACAGGCAAGATTCCTGCCGATAGTGGAACCATTGATGTTGGTCAAACCATCAAATTTGGATACTACACCCAATCAGGAATGAGCTTCAAAGAAGAAGATCGCGTCATCGACATCATCAAAGATATCGCCGAAGTCATTGATCTAGGAAATGGACGCAAATGGACTGCCTCTCAATTTCTAACTTACTTCCTCTTTCCACCCGAAACACAATACACATACGTTCGAAAACTGAGTGGTGGAGAGAAAAGGCGACTATATCTGTGTACCATCTTAATGCAAAATCCGAACTTCCTTATTCTCGATGAGCCAACCAATGATTTGGACATCATGACACTGAATGTTCTGGAAGATTATCTTACCGAATTCCAAGGATGTGTAATTGTCGTTTCCCACGACCGCTATTTCATGGATAAAATTGTAGACCATCTATTTGTATTCGAAGGAGAAGGTAGAATAAAAGATTTCCCTGGCAACTACACCCACTTCCGTGAATGGGAAAAAGAGCAAGAGAAAGAGATTAAAGCCATCGAAAAAAAGAAAACAGTAGTCGAAGAACCGATCAAAGAGAAACCAAAGAAAATAAAAAGAAGTTACCACGAGCAGAAAGAGTTTGATAAGCTTCCTCAAGAGATCGAAGAACTAGAAATAGAGAAGAAAGAGATCGAAGAGAAACTAAACGACAGCACTCTCTCTACCGAAAAAATTATGGATCTATCTAGTCGTCATGCCGAAGTAGGCGACATACTCGACGAAAAAGAATTACGCTGGTTAGAACTAAGTGAAAAACAATAA
- a CDS encoding galactose mutarotase encodes MKISTQTFGATKNGKEVSIFTLENENQTIVKITNYGAIITDIQTPDKKGDLDHIVLGFDKFEDYVSQEYIDGCPYFGAVCGRVANRIKEGTFSIDNTEYKLAINNGPNALHGGIIGFDKVVWDATTEEMEEAVSVKLNYLSVDGEEGYPGNMKVEVTYTLTKNNDLLVKYNATTDQKTIVNLTNHTYFNLNGANDTIKDHDVVMNAQAITPVTENLIPTGDYLDVTETPFDFTEKKSLGLQIDELPDGYDVNFVLNKEKDAEFAGTLSHQATGRSVSVFTTQPGMQIYTGYYIPEFTGHDNKKYGRYMGVALETQHFPDSVNQPNFPSVVLEPGQTFEELTRFHFETK; translated from the coding sequence ATGAAAATATCAACTCAAACATTTGGGGCCACAAAAAACGGAAAAGAAGTCTCTATTTTTACGCTAGAAAATGAGAACCAAACCATCGTTAAGATCACGAACTATGGTGCGATCATTACAGATATCCAAACACCAGATAAAAAAGGAGATCTAGATCATATTGTTCTTGGCTTTGACAAATTTGAAGACTATGTATCTCAGGAATATATAGATGGTTGCCCATACTTTGGAGCAGTCTGCGGAAGGGTAGCAAATCGTATCAAAGAGGGTACTTTTTCTATTGACAACACTGAATATAAGCTAGCAATAAATAATGGACCAAATGCCCTTCACGGAGGAATTATTGGGTTTGATAAAGTCGTTTGGGATGCCACGACAGAAGAGATGGAAGAGGCTGTTTCGGTTAAACTAAACTACCTTTCTGTAGATGGAGAAGAGGGCTATCCTGGAAACATGAAAGTGGAAGTGACCTATACTCTGACAAAAAATAACGACCTGTTGGTAAAATACAATGCCACTACAGATCAAAAAACAATTGTCAATTTAACAAACCACACTTACTTTAACCTTAATGGGGCCAACGACACCATTAAAGATCATGATGTGGTCATGAATGCACAAGCCATTACACCCGTAACGGAAAATTTAATTCCTACAGGAGATTATTTAGACGTAACAGAAACGCCTTTTGATTTCACTGAGAAGAAGAGTCTAGGACTACAAATAGATGAACTTCCTGATGGTTATGATGTAAACTTTGTACTAAACAAAGAGAAAGATGCAGAATTTGCTGGAACACTATCTCATCAAGCAACTGGGCGTTCGGTATCTGTATTCACAACACAACCAGGAATGCAAATCTACACAGGCTACTATATTCCTGAATTCACAGGACATGACAACAAGAAGTATGGCCGCTACATGGGCGTTGCATTAGAAACACAACACTTCCCTGATAGTGTAAACCAACCAAACTTCCCATCGGTTGTTCTAGAACCAGGACAAACATTCGAAGAGCTTACACGTTTCCATTTCGAAACAAAGTAA
- a CDS encoding arylamine N-acetyltransferase: MFHQLLQDIGFDSKMISARVYNPEKKILVLNLTT; this comes from the coding sequence TTGTTTCATCAACTTCTTCAAGATATTGGATTCGACTCTAAAATGATATCTGCTCGTGTGTACAATCCAGAAAAAAAGATTTTAGTCCTGAATTTGACCACTTAG
- a CDS encoding transposase → MADTSYFSEDNITECQDKEITPLISTARLKHNSYLDKKINENSSSSDNQEQTPDDKINQLLNSPKYNEIYRKRKQTVEPVFGIIKKVLGFTQFSLRGETEIDCEWSLVCLGYNLKRLFKMKIA, encoded by the coding sequence GTGGCTGACACGAGCTACTTTAGCGAAGACAATATTACAGAATGTCAAGACAAAGAAATAACCCCACTGATTTCTACCGCACGTCTAAAGCATAATAGTTATTTAGACAAAAAGATCAATGAGAATAGTTCATCTAGTGATAATCAAGAACAAACGCCTGACGACAAGATAAATCAACTCTTAAATTCTCCCAAATACAATGAAATATACCGTAAAAGGAAACAGACTGTAGAACCCGTTTTCGGCATAATAAAAAAGGTTCTTGGTTTTACACAATTTTCATTACGAGGAGAAACAGAAATAGACTGCGAATGGTCATTGGTGTGTCTTGGATATAACTTAAAGAGGTTATTTAAGATGAAAATAGCCTAA
- a CDS encoding arylamine N-acetyltransferase: MIEKQSNGYLRVSKVVEGVFQPKYIFALKERNLDDFIDRSEFNQTNPTSHFTKGSILSKPTDEGRLTITEVS; the protein is encoded by the coding sequence GTGATAGAAAAACAATCTAATGGTTATTTAAGGGTATCTAAGGTAGTGGAGGGAGTTTTTCAACCAAAATACATTTTCGCATTGAAAGAACGAAACTTAGATGACTTTATTGATAGGTCTGAATTTAACCAAACGAATCCTACGTCTCATTTCACAAAAGGTTCAATACTCAGTAAACCTACAGATGAAGGGCGTTTGACAATTACTGAAGTAAGCTAA